A region from the Poecilia reticulata strain Guanapo linkage group LG12, Guppy_female_1.0+MT, whole genome shotgun sequence genome encodes:
- the unc13bb gene encoding uncharacterized protein unc13bb isoform X2 — protein MSLLCVRVKKAKLQGAPDKFNTYVTLKVQNVKSTTITVRGDQPCWEQDFMFEINRLDLGLIVEVWNKGLIWDTMVGTAWIPLKNIRQSEEEGSGEWIFLDAEVLMKADEIYGTKNPTPHRVLLDTRFELPFDIPEDEAQYWTGKLERINMGIHDEFPLPHDEQRAPLQCAPSQCCNYFGWADPLTLDDQDSAVDDRDSDYRSETSNSLPPRYHTTAQPNSSVHQFPMGPRGAQLQQPDCCSDSVHSLDLDYRDQRGSRSLNQKGRVRIIPVDSGMGFEEWENKYKGRSKPQLSDFLDDQEDTXIFRMGRPYPELARTTVSQPHSSFGAATYPESYDTIDRRRKKRITDPGGLLHKQGQETSPDHLAKLPEKRGEPFLRQVAEMQEEEERFMTSSCLRPYKDGLLYKTRMWAKNDLDNTLENYVAYKKGCDPRPRERFDFEFDCGDAPYPPAVDKHTNHFVAGDFYEQHHKERHPNEGYMDYPQGLREKKCGRTGGWVSEAILSPVEEPIDEYVDPMDELQCLVETVSEYLAEKEEEISKYGSLPKSSKSRLSSLGSNRTNSLGEDQSISKDCKGAADSDQGISGVKNAMSSLFCSITDKVGGGIKQPAPAPQPAQSGITRLLSFIPTKANSTAPVAVVSPVETSPNKSFSSLPQNKMRVPQETGSATRTVREHSPKIQTPPQTTTGNSVIEKLNPLKLFSGGEVQSSTXSKQEFESKYSQAKFQSEGKWDVEAVPQGKQSMTDAGAMKSVRLASSAHDNYLLQNHDKNLHWRQNPDIYEQNLNPPEPQKSTDQTANTGFFSPFKKSLSSLITPVVPVPAPNAPPVXVYPMFRANENPQPQKPVGNQPLSSKPRFPFVPSENVPTQQCPKPEGGVLSGFLRFSSTEDAGASMKTQNYPQEYYDTASSYATSTVQQENTEKGWFSSMFNPSPSLAGPNQKTNVHPQSSRVPTDQQHTSNQKPARMPQNPNQPGSQHFSTXPLRGSSAEDISQMGSSQPKQGLLSGLLNIGSSSDLSGNPSPKGNIPSHSSSQQSFTTPQKGGLLSGLLKFSSTESVPQNVQQQPPEAERQREMRSSSPGQQQTSGETLQVQPQPQQRGLLSGLLKFTSSENSSNSQTVPQFGSDQHKQASSVQKTQGLSGGLRNRTMSHQEVQETSKPGFIRQQTVPPQQPSQQGGLLSGLFKFSSADSINKQSQPSAQQHKISSSKSSHEQXRQSDFPISNQTQSQSSTTQTAQGTGLFSGLFKSSSENVIQQLPHKSPHEITXNQQVPCSQPFPTQTETASQSGVLSGLFNKLTKTXESTDLTCQKSAEKSIQERDIVSTITKTTPHQDQALHSLANLKQQPLQGHVDKDKMIHGAAQQGFLSGXFSKNATENPCFKQAKMGGQDAGQSTQCAKTTGLSSDLIKSSTTGFADERVERTAPICLTPGQSRHVLISTPVAIHNESLDLRTSAAFARSLQSQATHYSFSTGNLSQLHFSHSIPSNNPMAYSTGNIHSHFEXCTTSPVMTLESFKGGSVPSLFGMXNQNLYQGNFSEFGISPSYDENQWIRESALWQQFQNESLSYNFQGEDQGYTQNCEGMSLPSSTLHCSYSNVNHPVNEIPWQDVAHHEKQMVSHSFEGPXNEYPQRKSWNSYEDLGNIACSSNKEAALNLTTNHSNAKFGKCHSFNDGSSYSLNGVLYHEGYYEENAPSLSYSANWQHAMERENAQNAHTNYLSQYSQFNSNRNCSAGANVDAEDSLYLEDAEWYQQWLSLLEQGMWWPAEDGDCGYFVYTDHEYIYALLTDAAGEYVYACTPEGESWDNGQTLDSLPSAWLHNEMVLVCGFKIPLYNEDELLWLPGESHGNPQLLNAPLDLSAAYRKGNQIMNLNLQQFTEMFENSFMSQGQQXMDFASYRLNKVRVDPRQTSYGYQDYYQDIIDLSCHQRDHASLYWNNHEVKKLLAQKVSVSLNSTPVENLNHQILNKCYQPSQRRRSSTAVTVKHVDDVSEDEWRKRVSQAEEFPNRQVKKISSLISSFVTKPSQVEVKKPGEIYSDQASLKQTKNILSSGLQNLKSKIIKDDSSAAVAPSESYKLQTTSQGRILPTVPSVAQVTQPSTLLNTTSNKXRLSRQTTMVQQASPPTTKPNVTAPIASKESIIKPAQPTPATDKTVDTKGEKPPEQPQGGFMGFLKSAVGMDEIKPDIQTASQPSPNLQSKTGSTTSLTGSAAGNKESTGVSNLFGSIGSLFSTEPSPPPPQKQQMKQSVTEGSLSSTSKSKGEVRQQTGDQSGPTQSQTPGRSMSEVFSNLPKGVETSKSPITGQTKQEAGNKPSGPSGGLFGLSIGDVLVGSTPQTSAQTSAPQDESFSKSIFSMFTGPSPQQAGPKPEPTPQTHPPSAAQQPPQQETFGKSLLSMFGGSTTPQPPSHAKLNTEYSQKSTVPPKDPPSTGFMSMFGGSSTQQSQPQTESFLGGLLQGSSSSSERTVKGLFSVFSDAGPQQPQPPTTPSHQAAPQSQTQQRQEPQAQSTPKVPSQPQEPTAASVLGGLLGGLSGSTESPRKNLFSMFSGPTNSQTPNIPSTPATVSPQQQTPNSSIGSKEPHQQKLAQKPDSSSHYQEMSHSETGAASVTGELHSSMPSDIALSTTVPNKEEATIADMEVSSDKPKSEPTGMPKETSAATAHLDAGTTKESSAPGLLSMLTGSGPHPQPSGGFSSEGPGKGLLSLFSTPSPEAASSQTGPSPPGSLPASSGSKEPPGKGLFSMFGGSAPEPSSQPGGSLLGAMFGGSSSQTTTSQTGGSLLGGLFGGSASPPVSQVGPTKTGGSIPQTAGSQAGTSLLGGLFGGSGPQVAGSQTSILGGIFGGTAPSPHPQASLTTQNKSSPLGGILDGPSSQTATAQTSTSFLGGILPSVGANDASSKGVFSVFSGSGQSTAPTETDKNSSDNKTSTGVETGVIDSAAQSTEQKETQQQPEDSGPCPEVNASITDTKITDNCPSTEKSESLTEDNQSKELESSTQPQSELKISATQDLATPKVEETSTVSPPVETQQKPPEPDKSSIDSAADAVTGFMSSLFKPASAPTEGSQPTQQQKNLSFGQAPTGQSGASLLGGLFGGSNTQSPTPQTGGSLLGGLFKGTPPQSGPQTTTPVTGGSILGDMFGGGSTAKPSAASSGGSLLGGMFGGAGAGATSQPGGSLLGGMFSSPTGQAAGPQAGASLLGGIGGSLFGGLRQPPKPPEPVPAKARLATPVAPAAVATAAATPSTSAITTTTATTTATDHTATDATTAXNVGIAATTTTISTATTASSDVTIASTSTTLVTSTTATSKPGSQSENENVSPEVTLPICESTNQKMPQTEETNSSSNGKASDASCPKVSGVSQSKDASKEPTSQVEKTEQEMTTAERLVMHEKXMFIEEKPNTNENVKSVPPQLDASKATPTNQPSSGAEQPQTKSFLGFISAQSEAGKSLGSLFSPAMPSVVSSSPQTEGTGGLLSGLKSFSGALFQEEKSVPGKQEPTTSLFGAKISFPWQAEPPKSPTSQVTTTQPQSVNKPASGQANSAQKAPTPDPHKTELSGGK, from the exons CCTTGGACGACCAGGACAGCGCCGTAGACGACCGGGACAGCGACTACCGCAGCGAGACCAGCAACAGTTTGCCGCCTCGGTACCACACCACGGCCCAGCCCAACTCGTCCGTGCACCAGTTCCCCATGGGGCCCCGCGGAgcccagctgcagcagccagacTGCTGCAGCGACTCGGTCCACAGCTTGGAYCTGGACTACCGGGACCAGAGGGGAAGCAG ATCTTTAAACCAGAAGGGAAGAGTTAGAATAATACCTGTAGATTCTGGCATGGGGTTTGAAGAGtgggaaaacaaatacaaaggaCGATCAAAGCCTCAGCTGAGCGACTTCTTGGATGATCAGGAAGACACTGYAATCTTTCGAATGGGAAGACCTTACCCAGAGCTGGCGAGAACAACAGTCAGCCAACCTCATAGCAGTTTTGGGGCTGCAACTTACCCTGAAAGCTATGACACCATCGAccgaagaagaaagaaaagaataacGGACCCTGGAGGGCTTCTCCATAAGCAGGGGCAAGAGACATCTCCCGATCATCTTGCAAAGCTTCCGGAGAAAAGAGGGGAGCCGTTCCTGCGACAGGTAGCAGAgatgcaggaggaagaggagcgctTCATGACTTCATCATGCCTCAGGCCATACAAAGACGGGCTTCTCTACAAAACAAGGATGTGGGCGAAAAATGACCTGGATAACACTTTGGAGAACTATGTAGCATATAAAAAAGGGTGCGATCCTCGACCGAGAGAGCGGTTTGACTTTGAATTTGACTGCGGGGATGCTCCATACCCCCCAGCGGTGGATAAACATACTAATCACTTTGTGGCTGGAGACTTTTACGAGCAGCATCACAAGGAGCGGCATCCCAATGAGGGCTACATGGACTATCCCCAGGGTCTCCGTGAAAAGAAGTGTGGCAGAACTGGAGGATGGGTTTCTGAGGCGATACTTTCCCCTGTTGAGGAGCCGATTGACGAATATGTTGACCCGATGGATGAGCTGCAGTGTCTTGTTGAGACGGTCTCTGAATATCTCGctgaaaaagaggaggaaattAGCAAATATGGTTCCCTTCCCAAATCAAGCAAGTCGAGGCTATCATCTCTGGGTAGCAACCGGACAAATTCACTCGGAGAAGATCAGAGTATTTCAAAGGACTGCAAAGGAGCAGCTGATTCTGATCAGGGTATTTCAGGTGTAAAGAACGCAATGAGTTCATTGTTTTGCTCCATCACTGACAAAGTTGGAGGAGGAATCAAACAGCCTGCACCGGCTCCACAACCTGCACAGTCTGGAATAACGCGGCTTCTATCCTTTATCCCCACAAAGGCAAACAGCACGGCTCCGGTAGCGGTCGTATCTCCGGTAGAAACCTCTCCCAACAAGTCCTTCAGTTCTCTGCCTCAGAACAAAATGCGAGTTCCACAGGAAACGGGAAGTGCTACTCGAACCGTACGAGAACACTCACCCAAGATCCAGACTCCACCGCAAACTACAACAGGAAACTCGGTTATAGAAAAACTGAATCCTTTAAAGCTTTTCTCAGGAGGTGAAGTACAAAGTTCTACTGAWTCCAAGCAAGAGTTTGAGTCTAAATATTCCCAAGCAAAGTTCCAGTCAGAGGGAAAGTGGGATGTTGAAGCCGTTCCTCAAGGTAAACAGTCAATGACGGACGCTGGTGCTATGAAATCAGTGAGGTTAGCGAGTTCAGCTCATGACAACTATTTGCTGCAAAATCATGACAAGAATTTACACTGGAGACAAAATCCAGATATTTATGAACAAAATTTAAATCCTCCAGAGCCTCAGAAGTCTACTGACCAAACTGCAAACACAGGATTTTTTAGCCCTTTCAAGAAATCCTTGAGTTCATTGATTACACCAGTCGTTCCTGTTCCAGCCCCAAATGCTCCTCCTGTGGYGGTTTATCCAATGTTTCGAGCTAATGAGAATCCACAACCACAGAAACCAGTGGGAAACCAGCCACTAAGTAGCAAGCCAAGATTTCCTTTTGTCCCCTCAGAAAATGTTCCTACTCAGCAGTGTCCAAAACCAGAAGGAGGTGTTCTGTCTGGTTTTTTGAGATTTTCATCCACTGAAGATGCTGGTGCCTctatgaaaacacagaattacCCACAAGAATATTACGATACAGCTTCATCCTACGCCACTTCCACCGTCCaacaggaaaacacagagaaaggaTGGTTTTCCAGCATGTTCAACCCCTCGCCCAGTCTTGCTGGTCCAAACCAGAAGACTAATGTTCATCCTCAGAGCAGCAGAGTGCCAACTGACCAACAACATACCTCAAATCAGAAGCCAGCAAGAATGCCACAAAACCCTAATCAGCCTGGATCTCAGCATTTTAGCACAAYTCCTTTGAGAGGTAGCTCAGCTGAAGACATTTCTCAGATGGGCTCTAGTCAACCCAAACAAGGACTGCTATCTGGACTACTTAATATTGGTTCTAGTAGTGACTTGTCTGGCAATCCATCACCAAAAGGCAATATTCCCTCACACTCTAGCTCCCAACAAAGTTTCACCACTCCCCAAAAAGGTGGCCTTCTCTCAGGACTATTAAAGTTTTCGTCAACAGAAAGTGTACCACAAAATGTACAGCAGCAGCCCCCTGAGGCTGAGAGGCAAAGGGAAATGCGCAGCAGCAGCCCTGGACAGCAGCAGACATCGGGCGAAACTCTGCAAGTTCAACCTCAACCTCAACAGAGAGGCTTGCTTTCTGGCTTACTAAAATTTACCTCCAGTGAGAATAGTTCAAATTCTCAAACAGTTCCTCAATTTGGCAGTGATCAACATAAACAAGCCAGCAGTGTGCAGAAAACTCAAGGACTTAGTGGAGGTCTGAGGAACAGAACAATGAGCCACCAAGAAGTACAAGAAACCTCTAAACCAGGCTTCATTCGACAACAAACCGTTCCACCTCAGCAACCTTCGCAGCAAGGTGGTCTTTTATCTGgtcttttcaaattttcttcagctgacagcataaataaacaaagtcaaCCATCAGCACAGCAGCATAAGATTTCCTCTAGTAAATCAAGTCACGAGCAGSCAAGACAAAGCGATTTCCCAATTTCTAACCAAACTCAATCTCAAAGTAGCACAACCCAAACAGCTCAAGGAACTGGACTSTTTTCTGGACTATTTAAATCCtcttcagaaaatgtgattcaGCAACTGCCACACAAAAGCCCCCATGAGATTACAGYAAATCAGCAAGTGCCTTGTAGCCAGCCTTTCCCAACACAGACAGAGACGGCAAGTCAATCGGGAGTGCTTTCTGGGTTGTTCAACAAGTTGACAAAAACGYCTGAAAGTACAGACCTGACCTGTCagaaatcagcagaaaaatCAATACAAGAAAGGGACATTGTATCTACAATCACAAAGACAACTCCACACCAAGACCAGGCCCTTCATTCCCTTGccaatttaaaacaacagcCCTTACAAGGACATGTAGATAAAGATAAAATGATTCATGGTGCTGCTCAGCAAGGATTTTTGTCAGGGTKGTTTAGCAAAAATGCAACTGAAAATCCTTGTTTCAAGCAAGCAAAGATGGGAGGTCAGGATGCAGGGCAATCAACACAGTGTGCCAAGACGACGGGATTATCTTCAGATTTGATAAAAAGTAGTACCACAGGTTTTGCAGATGAGAGGGTGGAAAGAACTGCTCCAATTTGTCTGACTCCAGGACAGAGTAGGCATGTTTTAATTAGCACACCTGTGGCCATTCACAATGAGAGTCTAGACCTGCGAACTTCAGCTGCTTTTGCAAGATCTCTTCAAAGTCAGGCAACACACTATTCATTTAGCACAGGTAATCTATCTCAGCTACACTTCTCTCATTCTATTCCTTCAAATAACCCAATGGCTTACAGCACAGGAAATATTCACTCCCATTTTGAGARCTGTACTACTTCTCCAGTCATGACCCTGGAGTCTTTTAAAGGTGGAAGTGTTCCCTCTTTGTTTGGGATGAYAAATCAGAACCTTTACCAAGGTAATTTTTCTGAGTTTGGGATTAGTCCGTCATACGATGAAAACCAGTGGATCCGTGAAAGTGCTCTTTGGCAGCAGTTTCAGAATGAGTCTTTAAGCTACAACTTTCAAGGAGAAGATCAAGGGTACACACAAAACTGTGAAGGCATGTCATTACCGTCATCTACACTTCACTGCAGCTATTCAAATGTTAATCACCCAGTGAACGAAATTCCTTGGCAAGATGTTGCACATCATGAGAAACAAATGGTATCACATTCATTTGAAGGACCASGAAATGAATACCCCCAAAGAAAGTCATGGAACAGTTATGAAGACTTAGGAAATATTGCATGTTCATCTAATAAAGAAGCTGCTCTGAACTTAACAACTAACCACAGTAATGCAAAATTTGGGAAATGCCATTCGTTTAACGATGGCAGTTCTTACAGCTTGAATGGAGTCTTGTATCATGAAGGCTACTATGAGGAGAACGCACCAAGCTTGTCTTACTCAGCAAACTGGCAACATGCAATGGAAAGGGAAAATGCACAAAATGCTCACACAAACTATTTAAGTCAATATAGTCAATTTAACTCAAATAGAAACTGTTCAGCAGGTGCTAATGTTGATGCAGAAGACTCGCTGTACCTTGAAGACGCTGAATGGTATCAGCAATGGCTTTCCCTTCTGGAGCAAGGGATGTGGTGGCCAGCAGAGGATGGCGACTGTGGGTACTTTGTTTACACAGACCATGAGTATATTTACGCCTTACTTACAGATGCAGCAGGTGAATATGTGTATGCGTGTACACCTGAAGGCGAATCATGGGACAACGGACAGACTTTAGATAGTCTACCCAGTGCGTGGCTACACAATGAAATGGTCCTGGTCTGTGGTTTTAAAATTCCACTTTACAATGAGGATGAGCTTCTTTGGCTTCCTGGTGAAAGTCATGGCAATCCTCAACTTCTCAATGCTCCCCTGGATTTATCCGCTGCATACAGAAAAGGGAACCAGATCATGAATTTAAATCTCCAGCAGttcactgaaatgtttgaaaattcaTTTATGTCTCAAGGGCAGCAAKGCATGGATTTTGCATCTTACAGATTAAACAAAGTAAGAGTGGATCCAAGACAAACTTCTTATGGCTATCAAGATTACTACCAAGATATTATTGATCTTTCATGCCATCAAAGAGACCACGCTAGTCTGTATTGGAACAACCATGAAGTAAAGAAATTGCTTGctcagaaagtttctgtttctctaaACTCTACTCCTGTTGAGAATTTAAATCATCAGATCCTTAACAAATGCTATCAACCTAGCCAACGGCGGCGTTCTTCTACTGCTGTTACAGTGAAACATGTAGATGATGTTTCAGAGGATGAATGGAGAAAACGGGTATCTCAAGCTGAAGAATTTCCCAATCGGCAGGTCAAAAAGATTTCTTCCCTGATATCATCTTTTGTTACCAAACCATCTCAAGTGGAGGTGAAAAAACCTGGGGAGATCTATTCTGATCAAGCTAGTCTGAAACAAACTAAGAACATTCTGTCATCAGGCCTCCAAAATCTTAAGTCTAAGATTATCAAAGATGactcttctgctgctgttgcccCGTCAGAAAGTTATAAATTACAAACAACTTCGCAGGGTAGAATTTTACCAACAGTTCCCTCAGTTGCTCAAGTCACCCAACCCTCAACACTCTTAAATACGACTTCAAATAAAYCAAGACTTTCACGTCAGACTACGATGGTACAGCAAGCATCCCCACCAACAACAAAGCCCAATGTTACTGCACCCATTGCATCAAAAGAATCTATTATTAAACCAGCACAACCTACGCCTGCAACTGACAAGACAGTTGATACAAAAGGTGAAAAGCCACCTGAACAACCACAGGGAGGTTTTATGGGTTTTCTCAAGTCTGCTGTAGGCATGGATGAAATCAAACCAGATATCCAGACAGCTTCTCAGCCATCTCCTAATCTTCAAAGCAAGACTGGGAGCACTACTTCCTTAACAGGCAGTGCTGCTGGAAATAAAGAGAGTACAGGTGTGTCAAATCTCTTTGGTTCAATTGGCAGCTTGTTTAGTACTGAGCCCTCCCCACCTCCaccacaaaaacagcaaatgaaacaGAGTGTTACAGAGGGTTCACTTTCATCTACATCTAAGTCAAAAGGTGAAGTAAGACAACAAACTGGTGACCAGTCTGGTCCAACACAGAGCCAGACACCAGGTAGAAGTATGTCTGAGGTTTTCTCTAATTTACCCAAAGGTGTTGAAACTAGCAAGTCACCAATTACAGGGCAAACAAAACAGGAGGCAGGAAATAAACCATCTGGACCATCTGGTGGACTTTTTGGATTGTCCATCGGCGATGTGCTGGTTGGATCAACACCACAGACATCTGCACAAACTAGTGCTCCACAGGATGAATCATttagtaaaagtattttttcaatgtttacGGGGCCAAGTCCTCAACAGGCTGGTCCTAAACCAGAACCCACACCTCAAACACATCCACCAAGTGCAGCTCAACAACCTCCTCAACAAGAAACATTTGGTAAAAGTCTCTTATCAATGTTTGGAGGATCAACAACGCCTCAACCTCCTAGCCATGCAAAGCTGAACACTGAATATTCACAAAAGTCTACTGTTCCTCCAAAAGATCCTCCATCTACAGGATTTATGTCAATGTTTGGTGGGTCCAGCACCCAACAATCTCAACCTCAAACAGAATCTTTTCTCGGGGGACTTTTACAAGGGTCATCAAGTTCATCGGAACGGACAGTGAAAGGACTGTTTTCAGTGTTCAGTGATGCTGGCCCTCAACAACCTCAGCCACCGACCACGCCATCTCACCAAGCAGCTCCTCAGTCACAAACACAGCAACGGCAGGAGCCTCAGGCACAGTCTACTCCAAAAGTACCCTCTCAACCACAAGAGCCGACTGCTGCTTCTGTTCTCGGAGGTCTGCTAGGTGGATTATCTGGCTCCACTGAAAGTCCACgaaaaaatttgttttccatgtttagTGGCCCAACAAATtctcaaacaccaaatattccCTCTACACCAGCAACGGTGTCACCACAACAACAAACTCCTAACTCATCGATTGGTTCCAAAGAACCCCATCAACAAAAATTAGCACAAAAACCTGATTCCAGTAGCCATTATCAAGAGATGAGCCATTCAGAGACTGGAGCTGCCAGTGTTACAGGTGAATTGCATTCTAGCATGCCAAGTGACATTGCTTTGAGTACCACAGTACCCAATAAGGAAGAAGCCACAATTGCAGACATGGAAGTTTCATCTGACAAACCGAAGTCAGAGCCTACTGGAATGCCCAAGGAAACCAGTGCAGCAACAGCTCACCTGGATGCTGGTACTACTAAAGAATCATCAGCTCCTGGTTTGCTTTCGATGCTCACTGGATCAGGCCCACATCCTCAACCTTCTGGAGGATTTAGCTCAGAAGGTCCAGGTAAAGGgttgctttctttattttctacacCAAGTCCTGAGGCTGCCAGCAGCCAGACAGGACCTTCACCTCCAGGATCTTTGCCAGCATCTTCAGGCTCCAAAGAGCCACCAGGCAAAGGtttgttctccatgtttggaggTTCTGCTCCTGAGCCTTCCTCCCAGCCTGGAGGTTCACTGTTAGGGGCTATGTTTGGAGGGTCCTCATCTCAAACTACCACATCTCAGACTGGAGGATCATTACTTGGTGGTTTATTTGGAGGCTCTGCATCTCCACCTGTGTCTCAGGTTGGACCTACAAAGACTGGCGGGTCTATTCCTCAAACAGCTGGATCACAGGCAGGGACATCATTACTTGGAGGCTTATTTGGTGGATCTGGTCCTCAGGTTGCTGGATCTCAAACATCTATTTTGGGTGGGATTTTTGGAGGCACTGCACCCTCACCTCACCCTCAGGCAAGTTtaacaactcaaaacaaaagctcTCCACTGGGAGGGATTTTAGATGGACCATCCTCCCAAACTGCTACAGCACAAACTAGTACATCTTTTCTTGGTGGTATTTTACCAAGCGTTGGTGCTAATGATGCCTCTAGTAAAGGTGTGttttcagtatttagtgggtcTGGTCAATCTACAGCACCTACAGAAACGGATAAAAACAGTTCAGACAACAAAACATCTACTGGTGTTGAAACGGGTGTAATTGATTCTGCTGCCCAAAGCACTGAGCAGAAGGAAACACAGCAGCAACCTGAGGATAGTGGCCCTTGTCCTGAGGTCAATGCATCAATAACTGATACCAAAATCACAGATAATTGCCCAAGCACTGAAAAGTCAGAATCTTTAACTGAAGATAACCAATCTAAAGAATTAGAATCAAGCACACAACCACAATCTGAACTTAAAATTAGTGCAACTCAAGATTTAGCAACTCCTAAAGTAGAAGAGACTTCTACAGTTAGTCCTCCAGTTGAGACACAGcaaaaacctccagaaccaGACAAGTCTTCAATTGATTCTGCAGCAGATGCTGTTACTGGATTTATGTCTTCTCTGTTTAAACCTGCATCTGCTCCTACCGAAGGCTCTCAACCAACCCAACAGCAGAAGAACTTGTCTTTTGGACAAGCTCCTACAGGTCAGTCTGGGGCATCTCTGTTGGGAGGACTTTTTGGAGGGTCTAACACTCAATCGCCAACTCCCCAAACAGGTGGATCTTTACTAGGAGGCTTATTCAAAGGAACCCCTCCACAGTCTGGTCCTCAGACCACAACACCTGTCACTGGGGGGTCTATATTAGGTGACATGTTTGGAGGAGGATCCACTGCCAAACCATCAGCTGCCTCAAGTGGTGGATCACTTCTGGGCGGGATGTTTGGAGGTGCAGGGGCAGGAGCGACTTCACAGCCAGGCGGTTCTCTGCTTGGAGGAATGTTTAGTAGCCCCACTGGGCAGGCTGCAGGACCACAAGCTGGAGCATCTTTACTGGGAGGCATAGGTGGATCTCTGTTTGGTGGTTTAAGACAACCGCCTAAACCCCCTGAGCCAGTGCCAGCTAAGGCTAGGTTGGCTACTCCTGTTGCTCCTGCTGCTGTCGCTACTGCTGCTGCAACTCCTTCTACTTCTGCCATTACTACTACAACTGCCACTACTACTGCAACTGATCACACTGCTACAGATGCTACTACTGCAGAMAATGTTGGTATTGCTGCCACTACCACTACTATCAGTACTGCTACGACTGCCAGTAGTGATGTAACAATTGCTAGTACCTCTACCACTCTTGTAACTTCTACCACAGCAACTTCAAAACCAGGTTCAcagtctgaaaatgaaaatgtctcaCCAGAAGTAACTCTGCCTATTTGTGAGAGTACAAATCAGAAAATGCctcaaacagaagaaacaaacagtAGCAGTAATGGGAAGGCATCTGATGCATCTTGTCCAAAGGTTTCTGGAGTGAGTCAGTCAAAAGATGCATCAAAAGAACCTACTAGTCAGGTGGAAAAGACTGAGCAAGAAATGACAACTGCAGAAAGACTAGTGATGCATGAAAAAMCAATGTTCATTGAAGAGAAACCCAACACTAATGAAAATGTCAAGTCAGTTCCTCCTCAGTTGGATGCTAGTAAAGCTACACCAACTAATCAACCTTCCAGTGGTGCTGAACAACCTCAAACTAAGTCTTTCTTGGGTTTTATATCTGCTCAGAGTGAAGCAGGAAAATCCCTCGGGTCGTTATTTTCACCTGCTATGCCATCAGTTGTTTCATCATCACCTCAAACRGAAGGTACCGGCGGTCTGTTGTCAGGACTGAAATCCTTTTCTGGAGCCTtgtttcaagaagaaaaaagcgTCCCAGGAAAACAAGAGCCAACAACATCATTGTTTGGAGCGAAAATTAGTTTTCCATGGCAGGCAGAGCCACCCAAGTCTCCAACTTCCCAGGTTACAACAACTCAACCCCAATCTGTCAACAAGCCAGCAAGTGGTCAAGCAAATAGTGCACAAAAGGCTCCAACACCTGACCCCCATAAAACCGAACTG TCCGGTGGAAAGTAA